The bacterium genome includes a region encoding these proteins:
- a CDS encoding DUF2892 domain-containing protein: protein MLEKNIGSNDRIARAVIGLALVIWALTGGPLIAWLGVLLLVTAGMSSCYLYKLAGFSTAPPPPNKNLTENRYGLKKKRH from the coding sequence ATGTTAGAGAAAAATATCGGGTCCAATGACCGCATCGCGCGGGCAGTCATTGGTCTCGCATTGGTAATCTGGGCGCTGACGGGAGGACCGCTCATCGCTTGGTTAGGCGTTCTACTGTTGGTAACGGCGGGAATGTCAAGTTGCTACCTATACAAGTTGGCAGGCTTTAGTACAGCTCCACCACCGCCCAACAAGAACCTTACCGAAAATCGTTACGGCTTGAAGAAAAAGCGGCATTAA
- a CDS encoding PLP-dependent aminotransferase family protein: MMPAPLPTTKLTAHAMPELAHRMSLVKSSAVREILKVTERPEIISFAGGLPAPELFPVEAIAAAHTAVLSSDGAAALQYSTTEGYRPLREAIANRLNQQGSHTIADAILITNGSQQGIDLVAKVLLNPGDAVIVENPSYLAALQAMSAYEAEFVVVESDENGMVVEELENILLTHQPKMLYVVPNFNNPTGRTLSLERRKALVRLAQRHRFYILEDDPYGELRFRGERVPSLASLDTQGVVVSLGTFSKTFAPGLRIGWLSGPESFVRSLAVAKQSSDLHTSSLSQRVVEHLLRTFDYEGHIEKIRTSYGKRAQAMLDVLAETMPTGAKWSRPDGGMFIWVELPEDVDAEKLLAEAITQKVAFVPGNSFFANDQKRNFIRLNYSNQSETKIREGITRLAALLPNLSTSR; this comes from the coding sequence ATGATGCCTGCACCACTCCCAACCACAAAGCTGACTGCCCATGCAATGCCGGAACTTGCTCATCGTATGTCGCTTGTGAAATCGTCGGCAGTCCGGGAAATATTGAAAGTGACGGAACGCCCGGAAATCATATCATTTGCCGGTGGTCTCCCGGCACCGGAATTGTTTCCAGTCGAAGCTATCGCCGCCGCCCATACCGCGGTGTTGTCCAGTGATGGCGCGGCGGCATTGCAGTACAGCACAACGGAAGGGTACCGGCCGTTGCGCGAAGCGATTGCCAACCGGCTAAACCAGCAGGGTTCACACACCATTGCCGATGCGATACTTATAACGAATGGTTCGCAACAGGGAATCGATTTGGTTGCTAAGGTATTACTCAATCCCGGTGATGCAGTCATTGTCGAGAATCCGAGTTATCTCGCCGCGCTACAGGCGATGAGCGCCTATGAAGCGGAATTTGTCGTTGTTGAGAGCGATGAAAACGGTATGGTCGTTGAAGAGTTGGAAAATATTCTGCTCACCCACCAACCGAAGATGTTATATGTCGTTCCCAATTTTAACAATCCAACCGGACGCACCTTATCGCTAGAGCGGCGGAAGGCGTTGGTACGGTTGGCGCAGCGCCATCGTTTCTACATTTTAGAAGACGATCCCTATGGCGAATTGCGGTTCCGTGGCGAACGGGTTCCTTCGTTAGCTTCGTTGGATACCCAAGGGGTTGTCGTTTCTTTGGGAACGTTCTCGAAGACTTTCGCACCGGGTTTACGGATTGGGTGGCTGTCAGGACCAGAGTCGTTTGTACGGAGTCTCGCGGTCGCCAAACAATCGTCCGACTTACATACCTCATCGCTTTCACAGCGAGTGGTTGAACATCTTTTGCGCACCTTCGATTATGAAGGACACATCGAAAAGATTCGTACGAGTTATGGCAAACGTGCGCAAGCAATGTTGGATGTATTAGCGGAAACGATGCCAACAGGAGCGAAATGGAGCCGCCCTGATGGCGGAATGTTCATTTGGGTGGAGTTGCCGGAAGACGTCGATGCCGAAAAATTGTTGGCAGAAGCGATTACACAAAAAGTGGCATTTGTTCCCGGGAATTCATTTTTCGCGAATGACCAGAAACGGAATTTCATACGCTTGAATTATTCGAACCAATCGGAAACAAAAATCCGGGAAGGCATTACCCGACTGGCAGCGCTGCTTCCAAATCTGTCCACCTCTCGGTAG
- a CDS encoding Lrp/AsnC family transcriptional regulator, translating into MDAIDLKIIEILQQNGRATQSEIAPLVGLSQPAVADRIRKLEERGIIVGYAAIVDAAKLGKDITAFVSVGIEHPRFFEAFGEQMRSLPEILECYRVAGPESYLLKVKTDNTKSLDKLLVDTLRTIEGVTHTDTTIALSSIKETTALAIPTPQKAGKQ; encoded by the coding sequence ATGGACGCGATCGATCTAAAAATCATCGAAATCCTCCAGCAGAATGGACGCGCAACGCAAAGTGAGATCGCTCCACTGGTAGGATTATCGCAACCGGCGGTTGCCGACCGGATCCGGAAATTAGAGGAGCGGGGGATCATTGTCGGTTATGCTGCCATTGTCGATGCGGCAAAGTTAGGCAAAGATATCACCGCTTTTGTTTCGGTGGGCATCGAACACCCTCGCTTCTTTGAAGCGTTTGGTGAGCAAATGCGCTCATTGCCGGAAATCCTCGAATGCTATCGCGTTGCCGGACCGGAATCCTACCTCCTGAAAGTAAAAACCGACAACACGAAATCCCTTGATAAGCTATTAGTCGATACCTTACGCACTATCGAAGGGGTGACCCATACCGATACGACCATCGCGCTCTCGTCGATTAAAGAGACGACTGCGCTTGCGATTCCAACACCTCAGAAAGCGGGGAAACAATGA